The DNA window CCGACGACCAGATCACCTCGTTGTACGAAGCGATGCGTGAGGTGGAGACCGACGCGGTCGAGCGCTCGGTCGGGCAGAAAGCGGCCGAGCTCAAGGGGGAGAAACGCGCCGGGATGCGGGTGCACGCCCGTACCGGCCTGCCCTGCCCGGCCTGCGGCGACACGGTGCGTGAGGTGTCGTTCGCGGACAAGAGCCTGCAGTACTGCCCGACGTGCCAGACCGGCGGCAAACCTCTCGCGGATCGCCGCATGTCCAAGCTGATGCGGTGAAACTGCCACCACTTGGTCACGGAGGGTGCATACCGCGATTGCTGCCACAACGTCACCTTCTCTCCGGCCGATCCATCGGTATAGTGGCCCGGTCCCTGGCAACCGTTATGACGCGAACGGGTATCGGCGGACCCGCCGACGATCCAAAGGTCGTGGCGGTGCGTAATCTTTTTCCGGATGCGGGAGGACGTAGGCGAAGTGACGACTAGCCTGCATCGCCCAACAACCGACAGCAGCCGGAGCCAGCCCGTGGGGTACGACAGCTTCGAGTGGCAGCAACAGCCGCCGCCGAGCAACGGCGTACCCCGATCCGCGTGGACCCGGCAGAAACGCCGCCTGTCCCGCTGGCACCGGCCCTACACCGCCGCCCTGATCCTCCTCGACCTGATCTCCACGCTGGTGGCGAGCTACATCGCCGACGCGTTCCTGGAGAAGTCGAAGAGCGGTTTCATCAACCGCTCCTGGGGACTCTTCGACGGCATCGAGCTGTTCAACTTCTTCGCGTACGTGGTGCTGCCCCTCGGCTGGCTCCTCCTGCTCTGGATCAACGGCACCTACGACCGGCGCTACCTCGGTCTGGGCAGTGAAGAGTTCAAGCGGGTCGTCCGCACCTCGGTCACGGTCGTGGCCAGCGTGTCCCTGCTCGCGTTCGCCACCAAGACCGACCTGTCGCGTGGCACGGTCGCCACGGTGTCGCTGAGCGCGCTCGTCTTCATCCTGCTGTCCCGCGTCGGCGCCCGGCAGTTCCTGCACTTCGCCCGCCGCAGCACCGGCCACGGCGCGCATCGGATGATCCTGGTCGGCACGCTGCCGGAGGCGCTCGAGGTCTACACGGCCGTCACGCGCAGCCCGGCCGCCGGCCTGATCCCGGTCGCCATCCACCTGACCGATGGGTACGCGGCGGCCCGCGGCATCGAGACCCCCGTCCCGGTCTACGCCGGTCGTGACGTGCTGTCGCTGGTCCGCGAGGTCGGCGCCGACACGATCGCGGTCTGCGGCTCGGCCAGCGCCGAGCCCGGCGAGCTGCGCCGTCTGGCCTGGCAGCTGGAGGGCACCGGCGTCGACCTGGTGGTCGCCCCGCAGCTCACCGACATCGCCGGCCCCCGCGTGCACATCCGCCCGATCGAGGGCCTGCCGCTGCTGCACGT is part of the Actinoplanes missouriensis 431 genome and encodes:
- a CDS encoding sugar transferase — encoded protein: MREDVGEVTTSLHRPTTDSSRSQPVGYDSFEWQQQPPPSNGVPRSAWTRQKRRLSRWHRPYTAALILLDLISTLVASYIADAFLEKSKSGFINRSWGLFDGIELFNFFAYVVLPLGWLLLLWINGTYDRRYLGLGSEEFKRVVRTSVTVVASVSLLAFATKTDLSRGTVATVSLSALVFILLSRVGARQFLHFARRSTGHGAHRMILVGTLPEALEVYTAVTRSPAAGLIPVAIHLTDGYAAARGIETPVPVYAGRDVLSLVREVGADTIAVCGSASAEPGELRRLAWQLEGTGVDLVVAPQLTDIAGPRVHIRPIEGLPLLHVEEPTLSGPGWLIKNLMDRSAAALGLLLISPILAIIAIGIRLSDPGPVFFRQTRVGHDGRTFRVWKFRTMYVDAEERKATLEELNESDGMLFKMKHDPRIFAFGQKLRATSLDELPQLINVLKGEMSLVGPRPLPADDGDYLGDVRRRLLVRPGITGLWQVSGRSDLSWDEAVRLDLYYVDNWSLTYDLSILWRTIFVVLKRKGAY